The following are encoded in a window of Providencia rettgeri genomic DNA:
- the manX gene encoding PTS mannose transporter subunit IIAB: MSIAIMIGTHGVAAEQLLRTTEMLIGEQDNVSFIDFIPGENADTLFEKYTQKLTDLDTSKGVLFLVDTWGGSPFNAASRIVNEHDNYDIITGVNVPMLVETFMCRDDDPSLDELITVALETGRGGVRPFKFKEVETKPAPVVENTPPAPVQKAGPGEHMVIALARIDDRLIHGQVATRWTKETHVKRIIVVSDEVAKDQVRSTLLKQVAPPGVTAHVVDVAKCIRVYNNPKYAGERVMLLFTNPTDVKRIVEEGVEIKSVNIGGMAYHEGKTMVTNAVSINQTDIDAFNYLNDKNIELEVRKVSSDSKVSMMDLINKLKK, from the coding sequence GTGAGTATAGCTATTATGATTGGTACCCACGGAGTCGCCGCTGAGCAGCTTCTCCGAACCACCGAAATGTTAATTGGCGAGCAAGATAATGTCTCGTTTATTGACTTTATCCCTGGGGAAAACGCAGACACCCTGTTTGAAAAATACACACAAAAACTGACTGATTTAGATACCTCTAAAGGCGTGTTATTTCTTGTCGATACATGGGGAGGTAGCCCTTTTAACGCGGCTAGCCGTATTGTGAATGAGCATGATAATTATGACATTATCACAGGTGTGAATGTTCCAATGCTAGTTGAAACCTTTATGTGCCGTGATGATGACCCCTCTTTAGATGAACTGATCACCGTTGCATTAGAAACAGGTCGTGGCGGTGTCCGCCCATTTAAATTTAAGGAAGTTGAAACTAAACCTGCTCCAGTTGTTGAAAATACACCTCCAGCCCCTGTGCAAAAAGCAGGACCAGGTGAACATATGGTGATCGCCCTTGCCCGTATCGATGACCGTTTAATTCACGGTCAAGTTGCGACACGCTGGACAAAAGAGACCCATGTTAAACGCATTATCGTCGTAAGTGATGAAGTCGCGAAAGACCAAGTCCGTTCGACACTGTTAAAACAAGTTGCGCCTCCTGGGGTTACAGCTCACGTAGTGGACGTTGCAAAATGTATTCGCGTCTATAACAACCCCAAATATGCGGGGGAGCGAGTCATGTTGTTATTTACTAACCCAACGGATGTAAAGCGTATTGTTGAGGAAGGTGTAGAGATTAAATCCGTCAATATCGGAGGTATGGCTTATCATGAAGGTAAAACCATGGTAACCAATGCCGTTTCTATCAACCAAACTGATATTGATGCCTTTAATTATTTGAACGACAAAAATATTGAGTTAGAAGTTCGTAAAGTTTCATCAGACAGCAAAGTCTCCATGATGGACTTGATTAATAAACTCAAAAAATAA
- a CDS encoding L-serine ammonia-lyase yields the protein MISVFDMFKVGIGPSSSHTVGPMKAGKEFVDDLVSKNLLPTVTRISVDVYGSLSLTGKGHHTDIAIIMGLAGNLPATVDIESIPTFIKTVEDTEKLPLANGAQLVDFPREGGMNFRQDNLALHENGMTIHAFAGNDEIYTKTYYSIGGGFIVDEEHFGESTVDSKPVSYPFNSANELLLNCKKSGLSISSLMMKNELDLHSKEEIDAYFADVWHTMQACIERGLNTEGVLPGPLRVPRRAPALNRIVTSSSKLSNDPMNVIDLINMYALAVNEENAAGGRVVTAPTNGACGIVPAVLAYYNHCIEPVTPELYLRYFLASGAIGILYKMNASISGAEVGCQGEVGVACSMAAAGLAELLGGSPEQVCIAAEIGMEHNLGLTCDPVAGQVQVPCIERNAIASVKAVNAARMAIRRTSEPRVSLDKVIETMYETGKDMNAKYRETSRGGLAIKVQCD from the coding sequence GTGATAAGCGTTTTCGACATGTTTAAAGTGGGCATTGGCCCGTCAAGCTCTCATACCGTTGGTCCAATGAAAGCTGGGAAAGAATTTGTCGATGATTTAGTGAGCAAAAATCTCCTGCCTACCGTCACTCGAATTTCTGTTGACGTCTATGGATCATTATCGCTTACTGGTAAAGGGCACCATACTGATATCGCCATTATTATGGGGCTAGCAGGTAATTTACCTGCCACCGTTGACATTGAATCTATTCCAACCTTTATTAAAACGGTTGAAGACACTGAAAAGTTGCCTTTAGCTAATGGAGCCCAACTAGTTGATTTTCCACGTGAAGGTGGAATGAATTTCCGTCAAGATAACCTTGCGTTACACGAAAATGGTATGACCATACATGCTTTTGCTGGGAATGACGAAATTTATACCAAAACCTATTATTCAATTGGTGGCGGCTTTATTGTCGATGAAGAACACTTTGGTGAATCAACCGTCGATAGCAAACCTGTGTCCTACCCATTCAATTCAGCAAATGAATTACTGCTTAATTGCAAAAAATCAGGTCTCTCCATTTCTAGCCTGATGATGAAAAATGAGCTCGACCTTCACTCAAAAGAAGAGATCGACGCCTACTTTGCGGATGTGTGGCACACCATGCAAGCCTGTATCGAACGCGGCTTAAACACCGAGGGTGTGCTCCCAGGGCCATTACGTGTACCTCGGCGTGCCCCCGCATTAAACCGTATTGTGACCTCTTCGAGTAAACTATCAAATGACCCAATGAATGTCATTGACCTTATTAATATGTACGCCCTTGCGGTTAATGAGGAAAATGCGGCAGGTGGACGAGTCGTTACCGCCCCCACCAATGGTGCATGCGGAATTGTTCCTGCTGTACTGGCTTATTATAACCACTGCATTGAACCTGTTACGCCAGAGCTTTACCTCCGTTATTTCTTGGCATCGGGGGCGATTGGTATTCTTTATAAGATGAATGCCTCGATTTCAGGTGCTGAAGTTGGTTGCCAAGGGGAAGTGGGTGTTGCTTGTTCAATGGCAGCAGCAGGTCTTGCTGAATTACTCGGCGGTAGCCCAGAACAAGTGTGTATTGCCGCCGAAATTGGTATGGAGCACAACTTAGGTCTTACTTGTGATCCCGTGGCTGGGCAAGTTCAAGTACCCTGTATTGAACGTAATGCAATTGCCTCCGTTAAAGCAGTGAATGCGGCTCGTATGGCAATTCGCAGAACCAGTGAACCTCGTGTTTCTTTGGATAAAGTCATTGAAACTATGTATGAAACGGGTAAAGACATGAATGCAAAATACCGCGAAACATCTCGCGGTGGTTTAGCCATCAAAGTCCAGTGTGACTAA
- a CDS encoding CoA pyrophosphatase, with translation MTELNNFINRFQFTLPTTRQPLRQTGKSAAVLLPIINKPKPTLLLTERSPFLRSHAGQVAFPGGAKDPEDGSLIHTALREAYEEVAIPPEKVKVLGQLAPLQSYGGYEVTPIVGLLPNNIRYQANPSEVASIFEVPLFDALSLHQHKYVDIKRSGRKNRIFFYWYNDHLVWGLTASILHQLALQLDSL, from the coding sequence ATGACCGAGCTGAATAACTTTATTAACCGTTTTCAGTTTACTTTACCGACAACCCGTCAGCCTTTGCGCCAGACGGGTAAATCGGCTGCGGTTTTGCTGCCGATCATTAATAAGCCTAAGCCAACCTTATTGTTAACCGAACGCTCGCCATTTTTACGCTCCCATGCCGGGCAAGTCGCCTTTCCCGGTGGCGCTAAAGATCCCGAAGATGGTTCTTTAATCCATACTGCGCTGCGTGAAGCCTATGAAGAAGTCGCTATTCCGCCAGAAAAAGTCAAAGTATTAGGGCAATTAGCGCCGTTACAAAGTTATGGCGGTTATGAAGTGACCCCGATTGTTGGCTTACTACCTAATAATATTCGCTATCAAGCCAATCCAAGTGAAGTCGCATCCATTTTTGAGGTTCCACTATTTGATGCATTATCACTGCATCAACATAAATATGTGGATATCAAACGATCTGGGCGTAAAAATCGCATTTTTTTCTATTGGTATAACGACCACTTGGTTTGGGGATTGACCGCCTCCATCCTTCACCAGTTAGCATTACAGCTTGATTCATTATGA
- the pabB gene encoding aminodeoxychorismate synthase component 1, which yields MIINKIQLPYSPNAAIDYFTPLAHQPWAMLLHSGRAEHSHNRFDIIVADPVATLTSNQTQTIITELNQEPIISDASPFTLLQAQLDKHHASQILDNTLPFNGGALGIWSYDLGRRIEKIPELAKTELKFPDMAVGIYLWALIVDHQDKTVTLISHDDAEARLTWLQSQKVPRKNKFKLSSPWQSNMTESEYQQNIARIHEYLRNGDCYQINLAQRFKAKYKGDEWNAFLALLERNGAPFSSFIRLPENAVISISPERFILLQDGDIQTRPIKGTLPRLDNAQEDLAQAEKLANSPKDRAENVMIVDLLRNDIGRVAKPGTVNVPELFVVEPFPAVHHLVSTITARLDSPYQATDLLRACFPGGSITGAPKIRAMEIIEELEPHRRHGYCGAIGYISFCGNMDTNIAIRTLLTYKKQIYCWAGGGIVADSQADKEYQETFDKLSLILPLLGALNSDDRAE from the coding sequence ATGATTATTAATAAAATTCAGTTACCTTATAGCCCAAATGCGGCAATCGATTATTTTACGCCTCTCGCACACCAACCTTGGGCGATGTTACTGCATTCAGGTCGTGCCGAACATTCACATAACCGTTTTGATATTATTGTTGCTGATCCCGTTGCTACACTGACATCTAATCAAACACAAACAATAATCACAGAATTAAATCAAGAGCCTATTATTTCAGACGCCTCACCCTTTACCCTGCTCCAAGCTCAGCTTGATAAACACCATGCCAGTCAAATATTGGATAATACCTTGCCGTTTAATGGCGGCGCTTTAGGCATTTGGAGTTATGATCTCGGTCGCCGTATTGAAAAAATCCCAGAACTTGCAAAAACTGAATTAAAGTTCCCCGATATGGCAGTGGGTATCTATTTATGGGCACTCATTGTTGATCACCAAGACAAAACCGTCACATTAATTAGCCATGATGATGCAGAGGCGCGGCTGACTTGGCTTCAAAGCCAAAAAGTACCCCGTAAAAATAAATTTAAACTCAGCTCACCGTGGCAATCCAACATGACAGAAAGTGAATACCAGCAAAATATTGCTCGTATCCATGAGTATTTACGTAACGGGGATTGTTATCAAATCAATCTAGCGCAGCGTTTTAAAGCCAAATATAAAGGTGATGAATGGAATGCGTTCCTTGCGTTGCTCGAACGCAACGGCGCGCCATTCTCGTCCTTTATACGTCTGCCTGAAAATGCCGTGATCAGCATTTCCCCTGAGCGCTTCATTTTATTACAAGATGGTGATATCCAAACCCGTCCAATTAAAGGCACATTACCACGTTTAGACAATGCACAAGAGGATTTAGCACAGGCAGAAAAACTGGCAAACTCCCCGAAAGATCGCGCTGAAAACGTGATGATTGTCGATTTACTGCGTAATGATATTGGTCGAGTTGCAAAACCTGGCACAGTCAATGTCCCTGAATTATTTGTGGTTGAACCATTCCCTGCGGTTCACCACTTAGTGAGCACAATTACTGCACGATTAGATAGTCCTTACCAAGCCACTGATTTATTACGGGCTTGTTTTCCTGGAGGTTCGATAACGGGAGCCCCTAAAATTCGTGCGATGGAAATTATCGAGGAATTAGAACCTCATCGCCGACATGGATATTGTGGCGCAATAGGCTATATTAGTTTCTGTGGCAATATGGATACCAATATTGCCATTCGCACTTTATTGACTTATAAAAAGCAAATTTACTGTTGGGCAGGCGGGGGTATTGTAGCAGACAGCCAAGCAGACAAAGAATATCAAGAGACATTTGATAAACTCAGTCTTATTCTACCTCTATTAGGAGCATTAAATTCGGATGACCGAGCTGAATAA
- a CDS encoding YoaH family protein, whose amino-acid sequence MLSGIPALNHEEQQDAVEKIHQLMANGMSSGEAIALVAQEIREKHQDKEQVHVRFEDEN is encoded by the coding sequence ATGTTATCAGGAATTCCTGCACTTAATCATGAAGAACAGCAAGACGCGGTGGAGAAAATTCATCAATTAATGGCTAATGGAATGAGCAGTGGAGAAGCAATCGCATTGGTGGCCCAAGAGATCCGTGAAAAACATCAAGATAAAGAACAAGTTCACGTGCGTTTTGAGGATGAAAATTAA
- the yebF gene encoding protein YebF produces MEANKKMAIAVGACALVFSSFALSVNKEEGKAAPFVSCGALTESQIAAQVKNDFMHNRLPRWTEEKAALGKKAVAWVNDNEVTKTDTGYTVPLVVRGAKSDLHYAVSVDCQNSTITYNTTK; encoded by the coding sequence ATGGAAGCGAATAAAAAAATGGCTATAGCAGTAGGGGCTTGTGCGCTTGTTTTTAGTTCGTTCGCATTAAGTGTTAACAAGGAAGAAGGTAAAGCTGCACCGTTTGTAAGTTGTGGTGCGTTAACGGAATCGCAAATTGCAGCTCAGGTCAAAAATGATTTTATGCATAATCGGTTACCTCGCTGGACGGAAGAAAAAGCCGCATTAGGTAAAAAGGCGGTTGCTTGGGTCAATGATAATGAGGTAACGAAGACAGATACAGGGTATACCGTACCGTTAGTCGTCAGAGGGGCTAAATCGGATTTACATTACGCTGTATCGGTGGATTGCCAAAATAGCACTATAACCTACAACACGACTAAATAG
- a CDS encoding DNA polymerase III subunit theta: MSHNLALLPKDEMDKVNVDLLASGVAFKERYNIAIIAEAVEREQPEHLREYFRERLVYYRQLSQNFSRLPYEPKNR, translated from the coding sequence ATGAGCCACAATCTTGCTTTATTACCCAAAGATGAAATGGACAAGGTGAATGTTGACTTATTGGCATCTGGTGTCGCGTTTAAAGAACGCTATAACATTGCCATCATTGCCGAAGCTGTTGAACGGGAACAACCTGAGCATTTAAGGGAATACTTTAGAGAGCGGCTAGTTTATTACCGCCAGTTATCGCAAAATTTCTCTCGGTTACCTTACGAGCCCAAAAATCGTTAA